From a single bacterium genomic region:
- a CDS encoding crossover junction endodeoxyribonuclease RuvC — translation MKILGIDPGLTGSGFGCVESRGRAYYKLYGDTAAPPAKWPLPERLAAIRNYTLEVLGAVKPEAVAVEMLFSHAEHPKTALQMAQARGVILEACAEARAPVLEYAARRVKQAVVGAGGASKDQVSRMVIRHLSLKEPPATQHEADALALALCAHFLSARPNDKR, via the coding sequence ATGAAGATATTGGGCATCGACCCCGGCTTGACGGGCTCGGGCTTCGGTTGCGTCGAGAGTCGCGGCCGGGCGTATTATAAATTGTACGGCGATACCGCGGCGCCGCCCGCCAAGTGGCCGCTCCCGGAGCGGCTGGCCGCCATCCGAAACTACACCCTCGAGGTCCTGGGGGCCGTCAAACCGGAGGCGGTGGCGGTGGAGATGCTGTTCTCCCACGCCGAGCACCCCAAGACGGCGCTCCAGATGGCGCAGGCGCGGGGCGTGATACTGGAGGCGTGCGCGGAGGCCCGGGCGCCGGTGCTCGAGTACGCGGCGCGGCGGGTCAAGCAGGCGGTGGTGGGCGCGGGCGGCGCTTCCAAGGACCAGGTCTCGCGAATGGTCATAAGGCATTTAAGTTTGAAGGAGCCGCCGGCGACGCAGCACGAGGCGGACGCGCTGGCGCTCGCGTTGTGCGCCCACTTCCTGTCCGCGCGCCCGAACGATAAGCGATGA
- a CDS encoding DUF6642 family protein: MRKCTKRARKKFRTLDRIICLEGEWSADIRSEESVKPLLQILQRRGEIKFIYRRCGTKAELAYYLQQKKYYRDYQIVYLSFHGARGKLKISPHEVITLPEIADLAHGAFKKKLVYFGSCKTLKAVDEQLKDFLKKTGAAAVAGYTKDVGWVESSAFELLFLYWAAYYKKPAYLLRKLAARYSRLQKLMGFRYYTGRGPRRL; the protein is encoded by the coding sequence ATGAGGAAGTGCACGAAGAGAGCACGCAAGAAATTCCGCACCCTCGACAGGATAATCTGCCTGGAGGGCGAGTGGTCCGCCGACATCCGCAGCGAGGAGTCGGTGAAGCCGCTACTCCAGATCCTGCAGCGGCGCGGCGAGATTAAATTCATCTACCGCCGGTGCGGGACCAAGGCCGAGCTTGCGTACTACCTCCAACAGAAAAAATATTACCGCGACTACCAGATCGTATATCTGTCTTTCCACGGCGCGCGCGGCAAACTAAAGATATCGCCGCACGAGGTGATAACGTTGCCGGAGATAGCGGACCTCGCTCACGGCGCGTTTAAGAAAAAGCTCGTTTACTTCGGGAGTTGTAAGACGCTGAAAGCGGTTGACGAACAGCTCAAGGATTTTTTGAAGAAAACCGGGGCCGCGGCCGTCGCCGGGTATACCAAGGACGTGGGGTGGGTGGAGTCGAGCGCCTTCGAGCTGTTGTTCTTGTATTGGGCGGCATATTATAAAAAACCCGCGTACCTGCTACGCAAGTTGGCGGCACGTTATTCTCGGTTGCAGAAATTAATGGGATTTAGATATTATACCGGCCGCGGCCCGAGGAGGCTATAG
- a CDS encoding glycosyltransferase produces the protein MRLERLGMFSVHGYVDAVPRLGATDTGGQVTYVLELSKALGRLGVAVDLYTRAFEGRAPLEAVSEGVRIVRVPCGP, from the coding sequence ATGAGGCTCGAGCGCCTGGGGATGTTCTCGGTTCACGGCTACGTCGACGCCGTGCCGCGCCTCGGCGCCACCGATACCGGCGGCCAGGTGACGTACGTCCTGGAGCTCTCGAAGGCATTAGGCCGGCTCGGCGTCGCGGTCGACCTCTACACGCGAGCTTTCGAGGGGCGCGCGCCGCTCGAGGCGGTGAGCGAGGGCGTCCGCATCGTCCGCGTCCCCTGCGGCCCGG
- the ruvB gene encoding Holliday junction branch migration DNA helicase RuvB, translated as MAEVSRNELIAREEKPEDATFTAPLRPRRFDEFVGQRQVLKNLEIAVEAATERGEPLDHLLLYSPPGLGKTTLAHVVANEMKVHITATSGPALERPGDLMGILTNLGERDILFIDEIHRLPRVVEEFLYPALEEFKIDFILDKGPDARTVKFNLKRFTLIGATTRAGLLTTPLRDRFGLFHHLEFYPPADLECILLRSAEILNVPLTAGGAGAVARRARGTPRVANRLLRRVRDYAQVKGRDELDDEAAAEALKLLGIDEEGLDALDRRVLEVIIETYDGGPVGLKALAATLNEEEDTLADVVEPFLLKIGFLGRTQRGRVATRRAYEHLGKKAPRDLPEIEPLPFEEDGGYDAL; from the coding sequence ATGGCGGAAGTTTCGCGCAACGAGCTCATCGCCCGGGAGGAGAAGCCGGAGGACGCTACGTTCACGGCGCCGCTGCGGCCCCGCCGCTTCGACGAGTTCGTAGGCCAGCGGCAGGTATTAAAAAATTTGGAAATCGCCGTGGAAGCGGCGACCGAACGCGGCGAGCCGCTGGACCACCTCCTCCTCTACAGCCCGCCCGGGCTGGGCAAGACGACGCTGGCCCACGTCGTCGCCAACGAGATGAAGGTGCACATCACCGCCACCTCCGGCCCGGCGCTGGAGCGCCCCGGCGACCTCATGGGGATCCTGACCAACCTCGGCGAACGCGACATCCTCTTCATAGACGAAATCCACCGCCTCCCGCGGGTGGTGGAGGAGTTCCTGTACCCGGCGTTGGAGGAATTCAAAATAGACTTCATCCTGGACAAGGGCCCCGACGCGCGGACCGTGAAGTTCAACCTGAAGCGGTTTACGCTCATCGGCGCCACGACGCGGGCGGGTTTGCTAACCACGCCCCTGCGGGACCGCTTCGGCCTGTTCCATCACCTCGAGTTCTACCCGCCGGCGGACCTCGAGTGTATACTCCTTCGCTCGGCCGAGATATTGAACGTGCCGCTGACGGCGGGCGGCGCGGGGGCCGTGGCGCGGCGGGCGCGGGGTACGCCGCGGGTGGCGAACCGCTTGCTGCGGCGCGTCCGGGACTACGCCCAGGTAAAGGGGCGCGACGAGTTGGACGACGAGGCCGCGGCCGAGGCGCTCAAGTTACTGGGCATCGACGAGGAGGGGTTGGACGCCCTCGACCGCCGCGTGCTGGAAGTGATAATCGAGACCTACGACGGGGGGCCGGTGGGCCTGAAGGCGCTGGCGGCGACGCTCAACGAGGAAGAGGATACGCTGGCCGACGTCGTCGAGCCGTTTCTACTCAAGATCGGCTTCCTGGGCCGGACGCAACGCGGCCGCGTCGCGACGCGCCGGGCGTACGAGCACCTGGGGAAGAAGGCGCCCCGCGACCTCCCCGAAATCGAACCCCTGCCCTTCGAGGAGGACGGCGGCTACGACGCCCTTTGA
- the ruvA gene encoding Holliday junction branch migration protein RuvA, with protein MISHLRGVVLKKKRDAVVVEAGGVGYDVLLPGAVAAQLEEVGPGDEVSLVISYHLVATPSRITPLMVGFANDVEREFFEHFISVSGIGPKAAARALTLPFARVAQAIIEEDVAALTLLPGVGRKRAEEIIHQLKGKVAAAALCRTRAEAAPPSAAGALLEAEAVLEQLGYSRAEIRALIDNLGDGARDCTTAEEVLALIYARQRAK; from the coding sequence ATGATCTCGCACCTGAGAGGGGTCGTCCTGAAGAAGAAGCGCGACGCCGTCGTGGTGGAGGCGGGCGGCGTCGGTTACGACGTGTTGCTGCCGGGCGCGGTGGCGGCCCAGCTCGAGGAAGTCGGCCCGGGCGACGAGGTCTCGCTCGTCATCTCGTACCACCTGGTCGCGACCCCCTCCCGCATTACGCCCCTTATGGTCGGCTTCGCCAACGACGTCGAACGCGAGTTCTTCGAGCACTTCATCTCGGTATCGGGAATAGGGCCGAAGGCCGCGGCGCGGGCGTTGACGCTGCCGTTCGCCCGCGTCGCCCAGGCCATCATCGAGGAGGACGTGGCCGCCCTTACGCTCCTGCCCGGCGTGGGCCGCAAGCGCGCCGAGGAGATAATCCACCAGCTCAAGGGCAAGGTCGCGGCGGCCGCGCTGTGCCGGACGCGGGCGGAGGCCGCGCCCCCGAGCGCCGCGGGGGCGCTCCTTGAGGCGGAGGCGGTACTCGAGCAGCTCGGCTACAGCCGCGCGGAGATACGGGCCTTAATAGATAACCTCGGCGACGGCGCCCGCGATTGCACCACCGCTGAAGAAGTGCTCGCGCTCATCTACGCGCGCCAAAGGGCCAAGTGA
- the pyrE gene encoding orotate phosphoribosyltransferase, whose translation MGNVFDIPLAEARAEMLALIREVAYAEGDFTLASGKKSKYYIDGRRVTIHPRGAVLTGVLFLDTIRDLLEEGGEPLGITGMTLGADPIITAAAMAAAAAGYELFPVYCRKEPKGHGAGRQLEGYVDPVKRCVVVEDTATTGASALKAAAAARAAGIEPLAVVLLVDRGEGAREAVEEAGLEFRAVFTVGELKSR comes from the coding sequence ATGGGTAACGTATTCGATATCCCCCTAGCCGAGGCGCGCGCGGAGATGCTCGCGCTCATCCGCGAAGTCGCGTACGCCGAGGGCGACTTCACGCTGGCGTCGGGCAAGAAGAGCAAATATTACATAGACGGCCGGCGCGTAACGATTCACCCCCGCGGCGCGGTCCTGACCGGCGTGCTTTTTTTAGATACGATACGCGACCTGCTCGAGGAGGGCGGCGAGCCGCTCGGCATAACCGGCATGACGCTGGGGGCGGACCCCATAATCACGGCCGCGGCGATGGCGGCGGCGGCCGCCGGGTACGAGCTCTTCCCGGTCTACTGCCGCAAAGAGCCGAAGGGCCACGGCGCCGGCCGCCAGCTCGAGGGCTACGTCGACCCCGTGAAGCGGTGCGTCGTCGTCGAGGACACGGCGACGACGGGGGCGTCGGCGCTCAAGGCCGCGGCCGCGGCTCGAGCCGCCGGCATCGAGCCGCTGGCCGTCGTGCTGCTGGTGGACCGCGGCGAGGGCGCCCGGGAAGCGGTCGAGGAGGCGGGGCTGGAGTTCCGGGCGGTGTTCACCGTCGGAGAACTCAAATCTCGGTGA
- a CDS encoding PorV/PorQ family protein, with protein MKRLIPFLVTALAAACAAGAAEAGSSAAAFLKIGVGARAVGMGEAQAAAAEGPEALYWNPAGLAVDSRRAVSFTHNEWLEDVRYEYLGLSYPLFNLGTVGFSAGRVGMGKLTGRDEQGNYTGDFSASDMALSLGYGRRFFNFLAVGAAAEYISSTIEDESASAFAGSLGAVADLPLPGLAAGVSASNIGGEMKFIDEGDPLPLAVRGGVAYTLPFGGETNELMVAVDGVKFNDRDDVMVNTGLEYWFMKTIAARAGYKANYDEDGLTGGLGFKYSPAANLGLLADYAYADMGLFGATHRITVGMQF; from the coding sequence ATGAAGAGATTAATACCCTTTTTGGTGACGGCGTTGGCGGCGGCGTGCGCGGCCGGGGCGGCGGAGGCGGGCTCGTCGGCCGCGGCGTTTCTGAAAATAGGCGTCGGCGCCCGGGCGGTCGGCATGGGCGAAGCTCAGGCGGCGGCGGCCGAAGGCCCGGAGGCGTTGTATTGGAACCCGGCCGGCCTCGCGGTGGATAGCCGTCGCGCGGTGTCCTTCACCCACAACGAGTGGCTCGAGGACGTCCGCTACGAGTACCTGGGCCTTTCGTATCCGCTCTTCAACCTGGGTACGGTCGGTTTCTCGGCGGGCCGGGTGGGCATGGGCAAGCTCACCGGCCGCGACGAGCAGGGTAACTACACCGGCGACTTCAGCGCCAGCGATATGGCGCTGTCGCTCGGGTACGGGCGCCGCTTCTTCAACTTCCTCGCGGTGGGCGCCGCGGCGGAGTACATATCCTCCACCATCGAAGACGAGAGCGCCTCCGCGTTCGCCGGGTCCCTGGGCGCGGTGGCGGACTTGCCGCTGCCCGGGCTGGCGGCCGGCGTCTCGGCCTCCAACATCGGCGGCGAGATGAAATTCATCGACGAGGGCGACCCGCTGCCGCTCGCGGTACGGGGCGGCGTGGCGTATACGTTGCCCTTCGGCGGCGAGACCAACGAACTTATGGTGGCGGTAGACGGCGTCAAGTTCAACGACCGCGACGACGTTATGGTCAACACCGGCCTGGAGTACTGGTTTATGAAGACCATCGCCGCCCGCGCCGGCTACAAGGCCAACTACGACGAGGACGGCCTGACCGGCGGCCTGGGCTTCAAATATTCGCCCGCCGCCAACCTGGGCCTCCTGGCCGACTACGCCTACGCCGATATGGGCCTTTTCGGCGCCACCCACCGCATAACCGTGGGGATGCAGTTCTGA